The proteins below are encoded in one region of Fibrella aestuarina BUZ 2:
- a CDS encoding sialate O-acetylesterase, whose product MALVPIEGRIDTAGFERVSVQVFRNSSLYRQYSLPLSYSPTGSAPVALTTTIPAELAQYRVRIFLHSGVAGITDSLLIADRQRIVAGDAYVISGQSNATAYNAPPYYTYQSEYIRTFGVYTGFGEYNPADTLWAAGNGSSATLIGTWGMEMARRLTEQYRIPICIINGAAGGAPIQVLSARTDDDPMDLATNYGRLLYRVHKAGLTGRIKAYFYRQGENETSGWASGWMMNFDYLFNNVRRDYPNLRRFYLFQIHVLAGFAEATPGFRDYQRRLQSLQPLIRSHATVGTKAYDGIHFGVEGHQETGLEVFRLVARDFYGSTDTVQIISPDIKKAYYTSPARNELVMQFDEGQQLRWPGDTTVSDPYGDSVTHQLRQWLFLNKKAGAVVSGRVDGYRVILTLNGSRSEQDLGYLPPNYPTQDATQPTLPGFASAFPGPFLKNERGVRAFSFWNVPIGAPLPPLLSLAAKSETDGSVKLTWADHPTEQAYVLERRTSQEQAFSRLAALPLNATLYTDSTAQNQTSYQYRLRAVTTAAEALADVSIAVNCQPGGQLASLQSGDWYRARLWSCGMLPSPTAITQIMPRHVVTLHQHAWTKSIRLSGTLRLQPGGILRMGQ is encoded by the coding sequence GTGGCGCTTGTTCCCATCGAAGGCCGCATCGATACGGCGGGTTTTGAGCGGGTGTCCGTGCAGGTATTTCGAAATTCGAGCCTCTATCGGCAGTACAGTTTGCCTTTATCGTACAGCCCAACGGGTAGCGCCCCTGTTGCGCTGACAACGACCATTCCGGCCGAACTGGCGCAGTACCGGGTACGTATATTTCTGCATAGCGGCGTCGCTGGCATTACCGACTCCCTCCTGATTGCCGACCGGCAACGCATCGTGGCGGGGGATGCGTACGTGATCAGTGGCCAATCCAACGCGACCGCCTACAACGCCCCACCGTACTACACCTACCAAAGCGAGTATATCCGCACGTTTGGGGTCTATACCGGCTTCGGCGAATACAACCCGGCCGATACACTCTGGGCGGCGGGTAACGGCTCGTCGGCCACGCTGATTGGCACCTGGGGGATGGAAATGGCCCGCCGCCTGACCGAGCAGTATCGGATACCCATTTGCATCATCAACGGGGCCGCTGGTGGGGCGCCTATTCAGGTCCTCAGCGCCCGCACCGATGATGACCCGATGGACTTGGCTACCAACTACGGTCGGCTATTGTACCGGGTGCACAAAGCCGGGCTAACGGGCCGCATTAAGGCGTACTTCTACCGGCAGGGCGAAAACGAAACCAGTGGCTGGGCGAGTGGCTGGATGATGAACTTCGATTACCTGTTCAACAACGTCCGCCGCGACTACCCCAATCTGAGGCGTTTTTATTTGTTTCAAATTCACGTGCTGGCGGGTTTCGCCGAGGCAACGCCTGGTTTTCGCGACTACCAGCGTCGGCTTCAATCGCTACAGCCGCTCATTCGGTCGCACGCCACGGTGGGTACGAAGGCCTACGATGGCATTCACTTTGGCGTCGAGGGGCATCAGGAAACGGGGCTGGAGGTTTTCCGGCTGGTCGCGCGTGATTTTTACGGCTCCACGGATACCGTTCAGATCATATCGCCCGACATCAAAAAAGCGTATTATACCTCGCCAGCCCGCAACGAACTGGTGATGCAGTTCGACGAAGGCCAACAACTGCGGTGGCCCGGCGATACAACCGTCAGCGACCCGTATGGCGATAGCGTGACGCATCAGCTGCGGCAATGGCTTTTTCTGAACAAGAAAGCCGGGGCGGTGGTGTCGGGGCGAGTGGATGGCTACCGGGTGATCCTGACGCTGAATGGCAGCCGGTCTGAGCAGGATTTGGGCTATTTACCCCCCAATTATCCCACGCAGGATGCCACCCAGCCCACCTTGCCCGGCTTCGCGTCGGCCTTTCCGGGGCCGTTTCTGAAAAACGAACGTGGAGTACGGGCGTTTAGCTTCTGGAACGTACCTATCGGAGCACCGTTGCCACCGCTGCTGAGTCTGGCGGCTAAGTCAGAAACAGATGGTTCGGTTAAACTGACCTGGGCCGATCACCCTACGGAACAGGCATATGTCCTCGAACGCCGAACGAGTCAGGAACAGGCGTTCAGCCGGTTAGCGGCCCTGCCCCTCAATGCTACCCTGTATACCGACTCAACCGCCCAAAACCAGACAAGCTATCAATATCGGTTGCGCGCCGTTACTACGGCAGCTGAGGCGCTGGCCGATGTGTCTATCGCGGTCAATTGCCAGCCGGGTGGGCAACTCGCCAGTCTGCAATCGGGCGATTGGTACCGGGCTCGTCTGTGGTCATGCGGTATGTTACCTTCGCCGACGGCTATTACCCAGATCATGCCCCGTCATGTCGTTACGTTGCATCAGCACGCCTGGACAAAAAGCATCCGGCTCAGCGGCACGTTACGCCTTCAACCGGGCGGCATCCTTCGAATGGGGCAGTAG
- the glgB gene encoding 1,4-alpha-glucan branching protein GlgB, with protein sequence MAKRKTTNTDVPAAELAAVTPLPTPESEQAAQRSNETSSGSAPGHYSRFTDLDIYLFREGKHTRLYEKFGSHVVTHNGVSGTYFAVWAPSARYVSVIGDFNGWDRGSTTMNVRWDSSGIWEIFVPGVATGTTYKYFIVHENGRELEKGDPYAHFWEIPPQTATKVWDTYYEWNDQDWMATRHEKNALNAPISIYEVHLSSWKRDPGNPTRELSYGEIGDSLVDYVKEMGFTHVEFMPVMHYPYPPSWGYQVTGYFAPSSRFGAPQDFMQLVERLHQAGIGVILDWVPAHFPGDANGLYEFDGSHLYEHPDPRMGYHPDWKSYIFNYGRPEVRSFLISNALFWFDRCHADGLRVDAVASMLYLDYSRNAGEWVPNVFGGRENLDAISLFKEINEAIYREFPGTQTIAEESTAFPGVSRPVYTGGLGFGMKWMMGWMNDTLRYFEREPINRKYHQSELTFSTVYAFTENFVLPLSHDEVVYGKHALVSKMPGDEWQRFANLRLLFAYMFTHSGTKLLFQGGEFGQTAEWNFDQSLDWHLLDHPPHQGMAACVKALNQLYRTEPAMYERNFSADGFEWIDTSDHENSVLVYARKGEKPEETLIVVLNMTPVPRPEYRIGVPAAGSYGEIFNSDDQSYYGSGLLNPAPIQTEATPLHGKEQSISLTLPPLGATVLKWIE encoded by the coding sequence ATGGCTAAACGTAAGACTACCAATACCGACGTACCTGCTGCTGAACTGGCGGCGGTTACGCCTCTTCCCACACCTGAGAGCGAGCAGGCCGCACAAAGGAGCAACGAAACGAGCAGTGGCTCGGCCCCCGGCCACTATTCGCGCTTTACTGACCTTGACATTTACCTGTTCCGCGAGGGCAAACACACCCGCCTTTACGAGAAATTCGGCTCGCACGTGGTGACGCACAACGGCGTGTCGGGTACGTATTTCGCCGTTTGGGCGCCGTCGGCCCGGTACGTATCGGTGATTGGTGATTTCAACGGCTGGGATCGCGGTAGCACCACCATGAATGTGCGCTGGGACTCGTCGGGCATCTGGGAAATTTTTGTGCCCGGTGTCGCTACCGGCACCACGTATAAGTATTTCATCGTCCACGAAAACGGGCGCGAACTGGAAAAAGGCGATCCCTACGCTCACTTCTGGGAAATACCCCCGCAGACGGCCACCAAAGTGTGGGACACGTATTACGAGTGGAACGATCAGGACTGGATGGCCACGCGCCACGAAAAGAATGCCCTGAATGCGCCCATTTCGATCTACGAAGTACACCTGTCGTCGTGGAAGCGTGATCCCGGTAATCCAACGCGCGAACTGAGCTACGGTGAAATCGGCGATTCGCTGGTCGATTACGTCAAGGAGATGGGCTTCACGCACGTGGAGTTCATGCCCGTGATGCACTACCCATACCCGCCGTCGTGGGGGTATCAGGTAACGGGCTATTTCGCCCCCAGCAGCCGGTTTGGCGCACCGCAGGATTTCATGCAGCTCGTCGAACGGCTGCATCAGGCGGGCATTGGCGTCATCCTCGACTGGGTACCGGCTCACTTCCCCGGCGACGCCAACGGGCTGTATGAGTTTGATGGCTCACACCTCTACGAGCACCCCGACCCGCGCATGGGGTACCACCCCGACTGGAAATCATACATCTTTAACTACGGCCGCCCCGAGGTACGTTCGTTCCTGATTAGCAACGCGCTGTTCTGGTTCGATCGCTGCCACGCCGATGGGCTGCGGGTCGATGCCGTGGCGTCGATGCTGTACCTCGATTACTCGCGCAATGCGGGCGAGTGGGTACCCAACGTCTTTGGCGGGCGCGAAAACCTGGATGCCATTTCGCTGTTCAAAGAGATCAACGAAGCCATCTACCGCGAGTTTCCGGGAACGCAGACAATCGCCGAAGAGTCGACTGCCTTCCCCGGCGTGTCGCGGCCGGTCTACACGGGTGGGCTTGGCTTTGGCATGAAGTGGATGATGGGCTGGATGAACGACACCCTTCGTTACTTCGAGCGGGAGCCCATCAACCGCAAATACCATCAGAGCGAACTGACGTTCAGTACGGTCTACGCGTTTACCGAAAACTTCGTGCTGCCGCTTTCGCACGACGAGGTCGTGTACGGGAAGCACGCGCTGGTGAGCAAAATGCCGGGCGACGAATGGCAACGCTTTGCCAACTTGCGGCTTCTGTTTGCCTATATGTTTACCCACTCGGGCACCAAACTGCTGTTCCAGGGAGGCGAATTTGGCCAGACAGCCGAATGGAATTTCGATCAGAGTCTCGACTGGCACCTGCTCGACCATCCACCCCACCAGGGCATGGCCGCCTGCGTGAAGGCTCTCAACCAGCTGTATCGCACCGAACCGGCCATGTATGAGCGGAATTTCTCGGCAGATGGCTTTGAATGGATCGACACCTCCGACCATGAAAATAGCGTGCTGGTCTACGCCCGTAAAGGCGAAAAACCGGAAGAAACCTTGATCGTGGTGCTGAACATGACACCCGTACCGCGCCCGGAATACCGGATTGGCGTGCCGGCGGCGGGGAGCTACGGCGAAATCTTCAACTCCGACGATCAGAGCTACTACGGTAGCGGCCTGCTCAACCCGGCCCCGATCCAGACAGAGGCTACCCCGTTGCATGGTAAAGAGCAATCGATCAGCCTGACGTTGCCGCCGCTGGGCGCTACGGTGCTGAAGTGGATTGAATAG